The following are encoded in a window of Amphibacillus xylanus NBRC 15112 genomic DNA:
- the atpD gene encoding F0F1 ATP synthase subunit beta yields the protein MIVNNKGKIIQIIGAVIDIHFEGELPALYNAIEVKHNDETIILEVMQHLGDDTVRCISMHPTDGLTRGMEAVDTGSPITVPVGEEVLGRMVNVLGEPIDNQPPIEAKQKWSIHRDPPSLADQVAEPEMLETGIKAIDLLCPFSRGGKIGLFGGAGVGKTVLIMELINSIAQEHGGYSMFVGVGERTREGNDLYYDMKNSGVIDKTGLIFGQMNEPPGVRMRVGLTGLTMAEYFRDKQQQDVLLFIDNIFRFVQAGSEVSALLGRTPSAVGYQPTLATEIGALQERITSTKSGSITSVQAIYVPADDYTDPSTATTFAHLDSVTVLSRAIVEQGIYPAIDPLNSSSRILEASIVGNEHYRVSRAVQSILQRYKDLQDIVAILGMDELSEEDKLTVNRARKVQQFLSQPFHVAEKFTSIPGRYVPVEETIRGFREIIEGVHDEIPEGYFHNVGTIDEVVEKYKSAQGD from the coding sequence ATGATAGTTAATAATAAAGGTAAGATAATTCAGATTATAGGAGCAGTTATAGATATTCACTTTGAAGGCGAATTACCAGCATTATATAATGCGATCGAAGTCAAGCACAATGATGAAACAATCATCTTAGAAGTTATGCAACATCTAGGGGATGATACAGTTAGATGTATCTCAATGCATCCGACAGACGGTCTGACAAGAGGTATGGAGGCGGTTGATACAGGATCGCCAATTACTGTACCTGTTGGTGAAGAGGTCTTGGGACGAATGGTGAATGTTTTAGGAGAACCGATTGATAACCAACCACCAATCGAAGCAAAGCAAAAATGGTCAATCCACCGAGACCCACCTAGTCTTGCTGATCAAGTAGCAGAACCAGAAATGCTTGAGACAGGTATTAAGGCAATTGATTTGCTCTGTCCTTTCTCAAGAGGTGGTAAGATCGGTTTATTCGGTGGAGCAGGTGTTGGTAAAACTGTATTAATTATGGAGTTAATCAACAGTATTGCTCAAGAGCACGGAGGATACTCAATGTTCGTTGGTGTAGGTGAACGTACTCGTGAGGGTAATGACCTATACTATGACATGAAGAACTCTGGTGTAATTGATAAAACTGGTTTAATTTTCGGTCAAATGAACGAACCACCAGGAGTCCGTATGAGAGTAGGTCTTACAGGTCTTACAATGGCTGAGTACTTTAGAGATAAGCAACAACAAGATGTATTATTGTTCATTGATAATATTTTCCGTTTTGTTCAAGCTGGATCAGAGGTATCGGCTTTACTAGGAAGAACACCTAGTGCTGTAGGTTATCAACCAACTCTTGCTACTGAGATTGGTGCATTACAAGAACGTATTACTTCAACAAAGTCTGGTTCAATCACATCTGTACAGGCAATTTATGTACCCGCGGATGACTATACAGACCCGTCAACAGCAACAACATTTGCTCACTTAGACTCAGTAACAGTACTTTCTCGAGCGATTGTGGAACAAGGAATTTATCCAGCAATTGATCCACTTAACTCATCTTCACGAATTTTAGAAGCAAGTATTGTTGGAAATGAGCACTATCGTGTCTCACGTGCTGTACAAAGTATTTTACAGCGCTATAAGGATCTTCAAGATATCGTTGCGATTTTAGGGATGGATGAATTATCTGAAGAAGATAAGCTTACAGTGAATCGAGCGAGAAAAGTTCAACAGTTCTTATCTCAACCGTTTCATGTTGCTGAGAAATTCACGTCAATCCCTGGGCGCTATGTTCCAGTTGAAGAAACCATTCGAGGTTTTAGAGAAATTATCGAAGGTGTTCATGATGAGATTCCAGAAGGATATTTCCATAATGTTGGAACGATAGATGAAGTTGTAGAAAAATACAAGAGCGCACAAGGTGATTAA
- a CDS encoding YvrJ family protein produces the protein MNEHWLSIITEVGFPIAVTFYLLHRIETKLNTLIEAITILPEKLLINSADKR, from the coding sequence ATGAACGAACATTGGTTATCAATCATCACAGAAGTTGGTTTTCCAATTGCAGTCACCTTTTATTTACTGCATAGAATTGAAACAAAGCTAAATACATTGATAGAGGCGATTACCATTCTTCCAGAAAAACTACTGATCAATTCAGCAGATAAGAGGTAG
- a CDS encoding amino acid ABC transporter permease, translated as MNLDFSQIVPYIPFMLEGIWVTLKFVSLSILIGFLLGTVFALFKIGNIKPLKWIADAYTSIFRGTPLILQLMLIYLAVPQLTGYDISAFLSAILAFGLNSAAYVSEIIRAGIEAVDIGQTEASMALGIPYRKQMIDIILPQAFKNILPALMNEFITLTKESAIVSTIGYLDLMRRATVVSAGTYQYFEPLLFVGLLYYMLVMGLTLIGKQLERRLKHSD; from the coding sequence ATGAATTTGGATTTTAGCCAAATCGTGCCTTATATTCCTTTTATGTTAGAAGGAATATGGGTTACATTAAAATTTGTTAGTTTGTCGATTTTAATTGGATTTCTACTTGGTACGGTTTTTGCTTTGTTTAAAATTGGTAACATCAAACCATTAAAGTGGATTGCAGATGCTTATACTTCAATTTTCCGTGGGACACCACTCATTCTTCAATTAATGCTGATTTATCTAGCTGTACCACAACTAACGGGATACGATATTTCTGCATTTTTATCAGCGATATTAGCTTTTGGATTGAATTCAGCTGCATATGTTTCGGAAATTATTCGAGCAGGAATAGAGGCTGTTGATATTGGTCAAACAGAAGCATCGATGGCATTAGGTATTCCATATCGCAAACAAATGATAGATATCATTTTACCGCAAGCATTTAAAAATATACTACCTGCATTAATGAATGAATTTATTACATTAACTAAAGAATCAGCGATTGTTTCGACAATTGGTTATTTAGATCTCATGCGTCGAGCAACCGTCGTATCAGCAGGGACATATCAATATTTTGAACCGTTGTTGTTTGTTGGTTTACTTTATTATATGCTTGTTATGGGATTAACTTTAATTGGCAAACAACTTGAACGGAGGTTAAAGCATAGTGATTAA
- a CDS encoding DUF2922 domain-containing protein has protein sequence MKTLELKFTNQEGRIVTLSLDDPIEPVDPEAVRQAMDQIIEANVFLSTGGDLVGKHSARIVERNVDEITW, from the coding sequence TTGAAAACGTTGGAATTAAAATTTACCAATCAAGAAGGACGAATTGTAACTTTGTCATTAGACGATCCGATTGAACCAGTCGATCCAGAAGCAGTTCGTCAAGCAATGGATCAGATCATTGAAGCCAATGTGTTTTTATCAACAGGTGGCGATTTAGTTGGGAAACATAGCGCAAGAATTGTTGAACGAAATGTTGATGAAATTACTTGGTAA
- a CDS encoding DUF1659 domain-containing protein codes for MAQATMIQSRLQLYFEKGIDQETGEMIVKSKSFNNVKTSATPDQLLDIAETLAGLQQHPLHEVRRNDVATIA; via the coding sequence GTGGCACAAGCTACAATGATTCAATCAAGACTACAATTATACTTTGAAAAAGGTATTGATCAGGAAACTGGGGAAATGATCGTTAAATCAAAATCATTTAATAATGTGAAAACATCTGCAACACCTGATCAATTACTGGATATTGCTGAGACACTAGCAGGATTACAGCAACATCCACTCCATGAGGTGCGTCGAAATGATGTCGCAACTATAGCATAA
- the proC gene encoding pyrroline-5-carboxylate reductase, whose amino-acid sequence MRVGFIGTGNMATAIIKGIIAKGFLSANKVYVTDLNLDKAKSLADAVGANVVTSNQQLIESVDFVILAVKPNVMEQVLLESRDEIINHKPVLVSIAAGTPTDKLYRYLQTDEKVPIVRVMPNVNVMVGMGAAAICGHDYTDDTMLNFVVNMFESVGKAWILAEEDFSNFTALAGSSPAYAYLFIDSIARAGVKHGLPKQIANEMAAQAVLGSAKMILETGENPWTLIDQVCSPGGTTVAGLLTLEDNAFISTVVKGIDATIAKDQELNNK is encoded by the coding sequence ATGAGAGTTGGTTTTATTGGTACTGGAAATATGGCAACAGCAATTATTAAAGGAATTATTGCAAAAGGGTTTTTATCTGCTAATAAGGTATATGTAACAGATTTGAATCTAGATAAAGCAAAATCATTAGCTGATGCTGTGGGGGCTAATGTTGTAACATCAAATCAACAGTTAATAGAGTCGGTTGATTTTGTGATTTTAGCTGTTAAACCAAATGTAATGGAGCAAGTATTGTTAGAATCAAGAGATGAAATTATTAATCATAAGCCAGTTCTTGTGTCAATTGCCGCTGGTACACCGACAGATAAGCTATACCGTTATTTACAAACAGACGAGAAAGTGCCAATTGTACGTGTTATGCCTAATGTGAATGTGATGGTAGGTATGGGAGCTGCAGCAATTTGTGGTCATGACTATACGGACGATACTATGCTTAATTTTGTCGTTAATATGTTTGAATCAGTAGGGAAGGCTTGGATTCTTGCTGAGGAGGATTTTTCGAATTTTACAGCATTAGCTGGTAGTTCACCTGCATATGCTTATTTATTTATCGATAGTATTGCGCGAGCAGGTGTAAAGCATGGCTTACCAAAGCAAATAGCTAATGAGATGGCTGCTCAAGCTGTATTAGGCAGTGCGAAAATGATTTTAGAAACCGGGGAAAACCCATGGACATTAATTGATCAAGTTTGTTCTCCTGGTGGCACGACAGTGGCGGGATTGTTAACGTTAGAAGATAATGCATTTATTTCGACAGTCGTCAAAGGAATTGACGCAACGATTGCTAAAGATCAAGAATTAAATAACAAGTAA
- the metA gene encoding homoserine O-acetyltransferase MetA has product MPINVPKQLPARAILEKENIFLMETDRATTQDIRPLKILILNLMPDKERTETQLLRLLSNSPLQVMVDFIHTETYQSKNVQKSHLEKFYLTFSDIKSKRYDGLIITGAPVEHLKFEEVDYWNELVNIMEWSKTHVTSSLYICWGAQAALYYHYGINKFERDKKISGIYVQRLINPTNKLVRGLNDVFRVPHSRYTDSDYQAIAQHHDLTILDESDEAGPLLIVSNDEKNVMITGHIEYDADSLLREYERDLAKGITIHPPHNYFPNNDPNQAPINYWRSEAYLIFSNWLNYFVYQETPYTW; this is encoded by the coding sequence ATGCCGATTAATGTGCCCAAGCAGCTTCCAGCTCGTGCAATATTAGAGAAAGAGAATATTTTTTTAATGGAAACAGATCGAGCAACGACTCAAGATATTCGTCCATTAAAAATATTAATATTAAATCTTATGCCGGATAAGGAACGCACTGAAACCCAATTATTACGCTTGTTAAGTAATTCACCACTCCAAGTGATGGTGGATTTTATTCATACTGAAACATATCAATCAAAAAATGTCCAAAAATCACATTTAGAAAAATTTTATTTAACCTTTTCCGATATTAAATCAAAACGTTATGATGGCTTAATTATTACGGGGGCTCCTGTTGAACATTTAAAATTTGAAGAGGTTGATTATTGGAATGAACTCGTAAACATTATGGAATGGAGTAAAACACACGTCACGTCTAGCTTGTACATTTGTTGGGGAGCACAGGCTGCACTCTATTATCATTATGGAATTAATAAATTCGAACGAGACAAGAAGATTAGTGGTATCTATGTACAAAGGTTAATAAATCCAACAAATAAACTAGTACGTGGTTTAAATGATGTCTTTAGAGTTCCGCATTCTAGATATACGGATTCAGATTATCAAGCCATCGCACAACATCATGATTTAACAATATTAGATGAATCTGATGAAGCAGGACCATTGTTAATCGTATCAAATGATGAAAAAAATGTGATGATTACAGGGCACATTGAATATGATGCTGATTCATTACTTAGAGAATACGAGCGTGATTTGGCGAAAGGCATAACGATTCATCCGCCGCACAACTATTTTCCAAATAATGATCCAAATCAGGCTCCAATCAATTATTGGCGCTCTGAAGCCTATTTAATATTTTCGAACTGGTTAAATTATTTTGTCTATCAAGAAACACCATATACATGGTAA
- a CDS encoding transposase, which produces MKTSLKTLRIQLPYKQNSFIHTYNNGRIEWINNMIKVLSKVAYGYRNFYNFKKRMMVHPKFKAIETNSSKKIQKETRYEAAI; this is translated from the coding sequence ATGAAAACTAGTCTAAAAACTTTAAGAATACAATTACCATATAAACAGAATAGTTTTATTCACACATACAACAACGGTCGAATTGAATGGATTAACAACATGATCAAGGTACTAAGCAAAGTCGCATACGGTTATCGTAATTTTTATAATTTCAAGAAACGAATGATGGTTCACCCCAAGTTTAAAGCAATAGAAACAAATTCGAGTAAAAAAATACAAAAAGAAACACGGTATGAAGCAGCCATTTAA
- a CDS encoding transporter substrate-binding domain-containing protein, which translates to MKKSYLLFVFVTMLIIGIVGCGTSSDGDKNGNSQSDKEVLVMGTSADFPPFESRNTEGEIVGFDIEIANYIADELGMELEIRDMNFDGLIGALQANRVDLVLSGMSATEDRRENVDFSIEYHRSGEMFVTKNDQAMTSLDDLNGMTVGVQLGSIQEEGAKNLQADYDFEIKSLNDAQVLIQELMNNRIDAVYLDKEVALGFIEAQELAGFDDPSGTTPGMAVAFPKESDLVEKVDQIIEQAIENGKLAEWEAEWLSGS; encoded by the coding sequence ATGAAAAAAAGCTATCTATTGTTTGTATTTGTAACAATGTTGATAATCGGTATCGTAGGTTGTGGAACTAGTTCTGACGGAGATAAAAATGGTAATAGTCAATCTGATAAGGAAGTACTTGTAATGGGGACATCAGCTGACTTTCCACCATTTGAATCTCGTAATACTGAAGGAGAAATTGTTGGCTTTGATATTGAAATAGCTAACTATATTGCTGATGAGTTAGGGATGGAATTAGAAATCCGCGATATGAATTTTGATGGTCTTATCGGTGCACTTCAGGCTAACCGAGTTGATCTCGTCTTATCAGGTATGTCTGCAACAGAAGACCGTCGTGAGAATGTCGATTTCTCAATTGAGTATCATCGTTCTGGTGAAATGTTTGTAACAAAAAATGATCAAGCTATGACATCATTAGATGATCTAAATGGTATGACAGTAGGGGTTCAATTAGGATCAATTCAAGAAGAAGGAGCTAAGAACCTTCAAGCAGACTATGATTTTGAAATTAAGTCACTTAATGATGCACAAGTATTAATTCAAGAATTAATGAATAATCGGATTGATGCTGTTTACTTAGATAAAGAAGTGGCGCTAGGCTTCATTGAAGCACAAGAATTAGCAGGCTTCGACGATCCATCTGGAACTACGCCAGGAATGGCAGTTGCTTTTCCTAAAGAAAGTGATTTAGTTGAAAAAGTAGATCAGATCATCGAGCAAGCGATCGAAAATGGTAAACTTGCTGAATGGGAAGCAGAGTGGTTATCAGGGTCATAA
- the sda gene encoding sporulation histidine kinase inhibitor Sda gives MNSLSNELLVEAYLKAVELGLDSAFISLLWCELSSRKIYL, from the coding sequence ATGAATTCATTATCGAATGAATTATTAGTTGAAGCGTACTTAAAGGCTGTTGAACTAGGTTTGGATAGTGCATTTATTTCTTTACTATGGTGTGAGTTGAGTTCAAGAAAGATTTATCTTTGA
- the atpC gene encoding ATP synthase F1 subunit epsilon: MSEQQTELVNREKINLTITTPRGVKFVEEADMLIMRCIDGDLGVLPRHEPVSTVLGEGILRIFNNGIEKKLAVFNGIVEINGTDVDIYTTIAQRPDEIDLERAEQDRREAEAALEAAEEVQMRSLQVTLRRSLVRIEVSLHLEDEETP, translated from the coding sequence ATGTCTGAACAACAGACTGAGTTAGTCAATCGTGAAAAAATTAACCTAACAATAACGACACCTCGAGGTGTGAAATTTGTTGAAGAAGCAGATATGTTGATCATGCGTTGTATTGACGGAGATCTAGGAGTATTACCTCGACATGAACCAGTTTCAACTGTATTAGGTGAGGGAATTCTCCGCATTTTTAATAATGGTATTGAAAAAAAGTTAGCCGTTTTCAATGGTATTGTCGAAATTAATGGTACTGATGTAGATATTTATACAACTATCGCACAACGACCTGATGAAATTGACTTAGAACGTGCTGAGCAAGATCGACGCGAAGCAGAAGCCGCTCTTGAAGCTGCTGAAGAAGTTCAAATGAGAAGCCTTCAGGTTACGTTACGTCGTTCATTAGTTCGAATTGAAGTTAGTCTTCATTTAGAAGATGAAGAAACGCCTTGA
- a CDS encoding AAA family ATPase: MQISDIKPMMDRIKREINKVIVGKEQVIDKLLVSLLASRHVLLEDVPGTGKTLLAKTLATVIDCQFNRIQFTPDLLPSDVMGVTIFQQHKGTFEFQKGPIFTHILLADEINRATPRTQSSLLEGMEEQQVTVDGITYPLEKPFLVIATQNPIESQGTFPLPEAQLDRFFIKVNLGYPEKEEGVEILKRFRKDQPLHNLSAVVTRDELVEAQAIFTDVEVDDAIYQYIIDIAEVTRNHEEIVIGLSPRGTQALLRASQALAVIRGRSFVTPDDVKEIAPAVIEHRLVYSPMIGRSAGGTSSIIKSILEKVEVPTEDFKELQA; this comes from the coding sequence ATGCAAATATCAGATATAAAGCCAATGATGGATCGGATTAAACGAGAAATAAACAAAGTGATAGTAGGGAAGGAGCAAGTGATAGATAAGCTCCTTGTTTCTTTACTAGCCTCACGACATGTATTACTAGAAGATGTACCAGGTACCGGAAAAACATTATTAGCAAAAACCTTAGCGACCGTAATTGATTGTCAATTTAATCGAATTCAGTTTACACCTGATTTGCTACCTAGTGATGTGATGGGTGTGACGATCTTCCAACAGCATAAAGGGACATTTGAATTTCAAAAAGGTCCGATTTTTACTCATATTTTGTTAGCGGATGAGATTAATCGTGCAACACCTCGAACACAATCGAGCTTGTTAGAAGGAATGGAAGAACAACAAGTAACAGTAGATGGTATAACGTATCCATTAGAAAAACCATTTTTAGTTATAGCAACACAAAACCCGATTGAAAGTCAGGGTACGTTCCCATTACCTGAAGCACAATTAGATCGTTTCTTTATCAAAGTAAATCTCGGGTATCCAGAAAAAGAAGAAGGGGTTGAAATCTTAAAGCGATTCCGAAAAGACCAACCATTGCATAATTTATCAGCAGTCGTTACACGTGATGAATTAGTCGAGGCTCAAGCGATTTTTACTGATGTAGAAGTAGATGATGCGATTTATCAATATATTATTGATATTGCAGAAGTTACGAGAAATCATGAAGAGATTGTGATTGGTTTAAGTCCACGAGGAACGCAAGCATTACTGCGAGCATCTCAGGCTTTAGCAGTCATTCGCGGTCGATCATTTGTCACACCAGATGATGTTAAGGAGATTGCCCCTGCAGTGATTGAGCATCGATTAGTCTACTCACCAATGATTGGACGCTCTGCGGGAGGAACATCGTCTATTATTAAGTCAATTTTGGAAAAAGTGGAGGTCCCAACAGAAGATTTTAAGGAGTTACAAGCATGA
- a CDS encoding thioredoxin domain-containing protein, translated as MKKNYLIIIIVGLIIASMILIAVIQSNKSSKVNMEPVEEQSLIYHGDPEADNEMLFLFDYACYWCALWMNDIYPTIESKYIDPGEVKFRTQAMVYVNDASLRLADLDQNIKKYAEDQYHQIFQEIIADSQNEDLEWGSDQYISDLLNNYQLDQDLILSEPDFYSIKLSRAYTSALGVEVVPTLYINGVKVEDPFNLDEIEALIK; from the coding sequence ATGAAAAAAAATTATCTGATCATTATTATAGTGGGTTTGATCATAGCGAGTATGATATTGATCGCTGTTATTCAATCTAACAAATCATCAAAAGTAAATATGGAGCCTGTTGAAGAACAAAGTTTGATTTATCATGGGGATCCAGAAGCTGATAATGAAATGTTATTTTTATTTGACTATGCTTGTTATTGGTGCGCGCTTTGGATGAATGATATATATCCAACGATAGAATCCAAATACATTGATCCAGGCGAAGTAAAATTCAGAACGCAAGCAATGGTATACGTGAATGATGCATCGCTTAGATTAGCAGATTTAGATCAAAATATAAAAAAATATGCAGAAGATCAATATCATCAGATTTTCCAAGAGATCATTGCCGATTCACAAAATGAGGATTTAGAGTGGGGATCAGATCAATATATTAGTGACCTACTAAATAACTATCAACTTGATCAAGATCTGATCTTATCGGAGCCTGATTTTTATTCAATTAAATTATCAAGGGCTTATACGAGTGCTCTTGGAGTAGAAGTTGTACCAACACTCTATATTAATGGGGTTAAAGTTGAAGACCCATTTAATCTTGACGAAATTGAAGCTTTAATAAAATAA
- a CDS encoding amino acid ABC transporter ATP-binding protein, with product MIKIEQLSKNFNKNEVLHDISLDIKKGEVVSIIGPSGSGKSTLLRCVNLLEKPTEGRIFVAGEELTAPKANVTKAREKIGMVFQHFHLFPHLTVLENITYAPIKVKHLTKEQAQEKGRELLKKVGLAEKESDYPNRLSGGQKQRVAIARALAMEPELMLFDEPTSALDPEMVKEVLDVMKDLAESGMTMLIVTHEMGFAKEVADRVIFLADGKLVEQGDPKSFFEQPKTERAQDFLAKIL from the coding sequence GTGATTAAAATTGAACAACTATCTAAAAATTTTAATAAAAATGAAGTCTTACATGATATTAGTTTAGATATAAAAAAAGGCGAAGTTGTTTCGATCATTGGTCCTTCAGGTTCAGGGAAGTCGACATTATTACGTTGTGTTAACCTACTTGAAAAGCCTACTGAGGGTCGAATTTTCGTTGCTGGAGAGGAATTAACAGCTCCTAAGGCAAATGTGACAAAAGCAAGAGAGAAGATCGGTATGGTATTTCAGCACTTTCATCTTTTCCCTCATTTGACGGTTCTTGAGAATATTACTTATGCACCGATCAAGGTTAAACATTTAACGAAAGAGCAGGCACAAGAGAAAGGTCGAGAATTACTTAAAAAAGTAGGCTTGGCTGAAAAAGAAAGTGACTACCCAAATCGTTTATCTGGTGGACAGAAGCAACGTGTTGCCATTGCACGTGCATTAGCAATGGAACCAGAATTAATGTTATTTGATGAACCGACATCTGCATTAGATCCAGAAATGGTCAAGGAAGTTCTTGATGTTATGAAAGACTTAGCAGAATCAGGTATGACGATGCTAATCGTGACACATGAGATGGGTTTTGCAAAAGAAGTAGCTGACCGTGTGATCTTCCTAGCCGATGGGAAATTAGTTGAACAAGGTGATCCTAAATCATTCTTTGAACAACCGAAGACTGAACGTGCACAAGACTTCTTAGCAAAAATATTATAA
- a CDS encoding YwnF family protein produces MNSAQFERLPHFIKKEMDSISEKIRPIMKKVSTYYIFGLPLMLIGIFNIILLFIDNHLVIDNYLIPIFYAFLAALGLAMFNESRQLKKEIHKVGKDYIIERISKSEIMEKSEKDRYIASIKNQVKMDLQPFFRFLTEENRRSSDHYIK; encoded by the coding sequence ATGAATTCCGCACAGTTTGAACGATTACCTCACTTTATTAAAAAGGAAATGGATTCTATTTCAGAAAAGATTCGTCCAATTATGAAGAAAGTATCAACTTATTATATATTCGGTTTACCATTAATGTTGATAGGTATATTCAACATTATCTTGTTATTTATTGACAATCATCTGGTTATCGATAATTACCTGATCCCAATATTTTATGCATTTTTAGCTGCATTAGGCTTAGCGATGTTTAATGAATCACGTCAATTAAAAAAAGAGATTCATAAGGTAGGGAAAGATTATATTATCGAACGAATTAGTAAGAGTGAAATTATGGAGAAATCTGAGAAGGATCGCTATATCGCAAGCATTAAGAATCAAGTGAAAATGGATTTGCAACCATTTTTCAGATTTTTAACTGAAGAAAATCGAAGATCAAGTGATCACTACATTAAGTGA
- a CDS encoding Cof-type HAD-IIB family hydrolase, which produces MGQSMNNQALIFFDIDGTLLDHDKKLPSSTKKAIEQLHADGHIVAIATGRGPFMYKKLRDELKINSFVSYNGSYVVIDGKVVYKQPLNKNALIKLTQEGLEKGHPAVFLTPEGMHSNVEHHSFMEESLATLKLDVEPTFEPVIDFDQNYLQTLFFIEDKDEAYYKKQYPEFEFVRWHPLSVDVLPQGGSKAVGIQAAIEALNIKPEHVYAFGDGLNDIQMLKTVHNSVAMGNGEPVVKEVAKYVTKNVDQDGILYGLKMVGLL; this is translated from the coding sequence ATGGGACAATCAATGAATAACCAAGCATTAATATTTTTTGATATCGATGGTACGTTGTTAGATCATGATAAAAAATTACCATCATCAACGAAGAAGGCAATTGAACAGCTACATGCAGATGGACACATTGTTGCAATAGCAACTGGTAGAGGACCATTTATGTATAAAAAACTGCGTGATGAACTAAAGATCAATTCTTTTGTTAGCTATAATGGATCATACGTCGTAATTGACGGAAAGGTTGTCTATAAACAGCCATTAAATAAGAATGCATTAATTAAACTCACTCAAGAAGGTTTAGAAAAGGGCCATCCAGCAGTTTTTCTTACTCCGGAAGGCATGCATTCGAATGTAGAACATCACTCATTTATGGAAGAGAGTTTAGCTACACTAAAATTAGATGTTGAACCAACATTTGAACCTGTGATTGACTTTGACCAAAATTATCTCCAAACTTTATTTTTTATTGAAGATAAAGATGAGGCATACTATAAGAAACAGTATCCTGAATTTGAATTTGTTCGTTGGCACCCGCTATCTGTTGATGTATTACCTCAAGGTGGATCGAAAGCAGTTGGCATCCAGGCTGCTATCGAAGCATTAAACATTAAACCTGAGCATGTTTATGCATTTGGAGACGGTTTAAATGATATTCAAATGTTAAAAACTGTTCATAATAGTGTTGCTATGGGTAATGGAGAGCCGGTAGTAAAAGAGGTTGCAAAGTATGTAACGAAGAACGTTGACCAAGATGGCATTCTTTATGGGTTAAAAATGGTTGGGTTGCTGTAA